The following proteins are co-located in the Macadamia integrifolia cultivar HAES 741 chromosome 3, SCU_Mint_v3, whole genome shotgun sequence genome:
- the LOC122073691 gene encoding uncharacterized protein LOC122073691 — translation MAELIHNSCHDKVPNLWFVWKNSLVRPVVVQSSEQLISVSLEWNGQKVVLSMTHASYLRLDCRNLWVDLGIVASLSLLWAVIGDFNATLYSHEKRGPSRFNVGTAVEFQAMVDACELICFPSQRSKFTWTNNKYRGHVEAVLDRSFFNACWLDVFGDRGQQVLHRSVSDHAPILFALATTPKPKNAPFHFHHFWMEEGSFEGLVREVWIREVRGSPIGRLVQKLKAMKGALKGWAR, via the coding sequence ATGGCAGAGCTGATTCATAATTCTTGTCATGATAAAGTGCCAAACCTTTGGTTTGTTTGGAAAAATTCTCTAGTGAGGCCAGTGGTCGTGCAATCCTCTGAGCAACTGATCTCTGTATCTTTGGAGTGGAATGGGCAGAAGGTGGTTCTTTCTATGACCCATGCATCTTATCTTAGGCTTGATTGTAGGAATTTATGGGTGGACTTGGGGATTGTGGCTTCTTTGTCCCTTCTATGGGCAGTTATAGGCGATTTCAATGCCACTTTGTATTCCCATGAGAAGAGGGGTCCAAGTAGATTTAATGTGGGTACTGCGGTGGAGTTTCAGGCTATGGTGGATGCATGTGAGTTGATCTGCTTCCCTtctcaaaggtcaaaatttacCTGGACTAATAATAAATATAGGGGTCATGTGGAGGCTGTGCTTGATAGGAGTTTTTTCAATGCTTGTTGGTTGGACGTCTTTGGTGATCGTGGTCAGCAGGTTCTCCATCGATCAGTGTCGGACCATGCTCCTATTTTATTCGCTTTGGCGACAACCCCAAAGCCTAAGAACGCCCCTTTTCATTTCCatcatttttggatggaagaggGGTCTTTTGAGGGCCTTGTGAGGGAggtgtggattagggaggtcaGGGGTAGTCCCATTGGTAGGCTAGTCCAGAAGTTAAAAGCAATGAAGGGTGCTCTCAAGGGGTGGGCGAGGTAG